A genomic segment from Aegilops tauschii subsp. strangulata cultivar AL8/78 chromosome 1, Aet v6.0, whole genome shotgun sequence encodes:
- the LOC109773083 gene encoding uncharacterized protein produces the protein MSGPLDPLAPPPQTLADSGRSGELWRRPAHLRLLLDELCLFLHINLFSSAPCGRPLQLCLARVSVLVVLLLLAGGSACAAKPPPPPPCNRSCAMLNCDSVGIRYGKFCGVGWSGCKGRTPTTTSMHAAASTTVASKKSDSLVHEDVFPAPNGGRLGCITTHGA, from the exons ATGTCTGGTCCTCTCGATCCCCTTGCGCCGCCGCCACAGACGTTGGCCGATTCCGGCCGCTCCGGTGAGCTCTGGCGCCGCCCAGCACACCTACGGTTGCTCCTCGATGAGCTCTGTCTATTCCTCCACATCAATTTGTTTTCCTCTGCTCCCTGTGGTCGCCCCCTTCAGTTATGTCTTGCTAGGGTTTCGGTGTTGGTCGTGCTCCTCCTGCTCGCCGGGGGCTCCGCATGCGCggccaagccgccgccgccgccgccgtgcaaCCGGTCGTGCGCGATGCTCAACTGCGACT CGGTGGGGATCCGGTACGGCAAGTTCTGCGGCGTGGGGTGGAGCGGGTGCAAGGGGAGGACCCCTACGACGACCTCGATGCATGCTGCCGCGAGCACGACAGTTGCCTCAAAAAAAAG CGACAGTTTGGTTCACGAAGATGTCTTTCCTGCACCGAATGGCGGCCGGCTAGGATGCATCACCACCCATGGGGCTTAA